In Priestia megaterium NBRC 15308 = ATCC 14581, the following proteins share a genomic window:
- a CDS encoding HD domain-containing protein, which translates to MLILYDELYGKFEADGVLLELIQSDPVQRLKGIYQGGASRFVNENWNTTRYDHSIGAMMLVNRLGGSLEEQIAALLHDVSHTAFSHVIDYVLGQKEENYHEMIYEQIVTQSSIPSILKSAGLNWREILLDESQWTLLEQQAPHLCADRVDYTLRDLYVCGEITLQEVHAFLDQLVVFNGQMACSNLSAAEWFVDAYYKEVIGFFMNPLNMFGNHQLTETIKLALQKDILSIEDFLKQDDDVVWLLKNAGDSSVEGMLSALFNSKVQKGTASCYDVHQTTKMRWVDPLVISSNGANSVSQLSLIAKRLIEQAKQKIEKGVYLNIQAPL; encoded by the coding sequence ATGCTCATACTTTATGATGAGCTGTACGGGAAATTTGAAGCAGACGGCGTTCTTTTAGAACTCATTCAAAGTGATCCTGTACAGCGTTTAAAAGGAATTTACCAAGGCGGAGCGAGCCGGTTTGTAAATGAAAACTGGAATACTACTCGATATGATCATTCCATTGGTGCGATGATGCTTGTAAATAGACTCGGAGGCTCTTTGGAAGAGCAAATAGCGGCTTTATTACATGACGTTTCACATACGGCATTTTCTCATGTGATTGACTATGTTTTGGGACAAAAAGAAGAAAATTATCATGAAATGATTTACGAACAAATTGTGACTCAGTCGTCTATTCCTTCTATTTTAAAAAGCGCCGGTTTAAACTGGCGAGAGATCTTACTCGATGAAAGCCAGTGGACGCTGCTCGAACAGCAAGCTCCGCACTTATGCGCTGACCGCGTGGATTATACGCTGCGGGATTTGTACGTATGCGGGGAGATTACTTTACAAGAAGTGCATGCGTTTTTGGATCAGCTTGTCGTATTTAATGGACAAATGGCGTGCAGTAATTTATCAGCGGCAGAGTGGTTTGTGGATGCTTACTACAAAGAAGTGATTGGCTTTTTTATGAATCCGCTTAATATGTTTGGAAATCATCAGCTGACGGAAACTATCAAGCTCGCTTTGCAAAAAGATATTTTATCTATCGAAGATTTTTTAAAGCAGGATGACGATGTGGTTTGGCTGCTGAAAAACGCTGGAGATAGCAGCGTTGAAGGGATGTTATCTGCTCTTTTTAACAGCAAAGTACAAAAAGGCACTGCTTCTTGTTATGATGTTCACCAAACGACAAAAATGCGCTGGGTTGACCCTCTTGTTATTAGTTCAAATGGGGCGAATTCTGTATCTCAGCTATCACTTATTGCTAAAAGACTAATAGAACAAGCAAAACAAAAGATCGAAAAAGGAGTATATCTCAACATTCAGGCTCCGTTATAA
- a CDS encoding nucleoside recognition domain-containing protein, whose translation MEQLTRYAQQAKEKDHRSNMVASIYQSSQQICKKSVVYEDRSKLQRTEKLDKVFTSPIWGFPIMLGILSVIFYITIAGANVPSGLIAQGFGWAEGYLTAFFQAMHAPEWLHGILVLGLFRGTGWVISVMLPPMAIFFPVFALLENYGYLPRVAFNMDRLFKRAGAHGKQSLTMAMGFGCNAAAIMSTRIIESPRERMMAILTNNFVPCNGRWPTLILLASLFMATGFTGSAKTFVTALVVVGTVLFGIVVTLFVSWALSKTALRGVPTHYTLELPPYRKPKFVDTIVRATLDKSLFVLKRAIIVAAPAAVLTWVLANIYIGDTSILMHFVQFLDPFAKSLGLDGYILAAFIIGLPANEIVVPVLLMAYLSTGSLIEIEDATRLKQIFLDHHWTWLTALNMMLFSLLHFPCGTTLVNIYTETKNAKWTFLAFAIPTVIAIGVTFTVAQVVKAFNLI comes from the coding sequence ATGGAACAATTAACGCGCTATGCCCAGCAGGCAAAAGAAAAAGATCATCGTTCAAATATGGTGGCAAGCATTTATCAGTCGTCACAGCAAATATGTAAAAAATCAGTTGTGTACGAAGACCGCTCAAAGCTTCAGCGCACAGAAAAGCTAGATAAAGTCTTTACCTCGCCAATTTGGGGATTTCCAATTATGCTTGGTATTTTATCCGTAATTTTTTATATCACCATAGCCGGCGCAAATGTTCCTTCTGGATTAATCGCACAAGGTTTTGGCTGGGCGGAAGGGTACTTAACAGCTTTCTTTCAAGCGATGCATGCGCCGGAATGGCTGCACGGAATTCTTGTACTAGGGCTGTTTCGAGGTACAGGATGGGTCATTAGTGTCATGCTGCCTCCAATGGCCATCTTTTTCCCGGTATTTGCCCTTTTAGAAAACTACGGCTACTTGCCTCGCGTCGCGTTTAATATGGATCGTTTGTTCAAACGAGCAGGTGCACACGGAAAGCAGTCACTAACGATGGCGATGGGATTTGGATGTAACGCCGCGGCGATTATGTCGACTCGTATTATTGAATCGCCTCGTGAACGTATGATGGCGATTTTAACAAATAATTTTGTTCCATGTAACGGCAGATGGCCTACGCTGATTTTATTAGCTTCTTTATTTATGGCGACCGGCTTTACAGGGAGTGCTAAAACTTTCGTAACGGCGCTTGTTGTAGTCGGAACAGTGTTATTTGGAATTGTGGTGACGCTGTTTGTATCGTGGGCACTGTCTAAAACGGCACTGCGCGGAGTTCCAACTCACTATACGCTAGAGCTTCCGCCTTACCGCAAGCCGAAATTTGTTGATACAATTGTGCGCGCGACGCTCGATAAATCGCTGTTCGTGTTAAAACGCGCGATTATTGTTGCAGCACCCGCAGCGGTGTTAACGTGGGTACTGGCCAACATCTATATCGGTGATACGAGTATTTTAATGCATTTTGTTCAGTTTCTTGATCCGTTTGCTAAATCGCTAGGACTAGACGGTTATATATTAGCTGCTTTTATCATTGGCTTGCCGGCTAATGAAATTGTGGTACCTGTTCTATTAATGGCGTATTTATCAACGGGTTCATTAATTGAAATTGAAGATGCGACTCGACTGAAACAAATTTTCCTTGATCACCACTGGACGTGGCTAACGGCTCTTAACATGATGTTGTTTTCGCTTCTGCATTTTCCGTGCGGAACGACGCTTGTGAATATTTATACAGAAACCAAAAATGCAAAATGGACGTTTCTTGCTTTTGCGATTCCAACAGTGATTGCGATTGGCGTTACGTTTACGGTTGCTCAAGTGGTAAAAGCGTTTAACCTTATTTAA
- a CDS encoding FeoB small GTPase domain-containing protein: protein MSKYRIALAGNPNTGKSTLFNSLTGLKQHTGNWTGKTVAKAEGTFEHHQQLYTIVDLPGTYSLYSNSADEEVARDYILFERPDVTVVVVDATAMERNLNLALQVMEMTENVVICVNLMDEAKKKGIVINEKKLAESLGVPVVPISARNRKGIINLLDAIEGVVRGQVKLNPYQVQYTKEIEASLKELEPQVASIVGNQFPLRWIALRVLDGDTSFLETIQLRQQQDISHTERRNSAYGKSVNS, encoded by the coding sequence ATGAGTAAGTATCGTATTGCACTAGCAGGAAATCCGAACACAGGAAAAAGTACGTTATTTAATAGCTTGACCGGTCTTAAGCAACACACGGGAAACTGGACGGGAAAAACGGTAGCCAAAGCAGAAGGGACGTTTGAACACCACCAGCAGCTCTACACAATTGTCGATTTGCCTGGAACGTATTCACTGTATTCAAATTCGGCAGATGAAGAAGTAGCGCGTGACTATATTTTATTTGAAAGACCTGACGTTACGGTTGTGGTGGTCGATGCAACGGCGATGGAGCGAAATCTTAATTTAGCGCTGCAAGTGATGGAAATGACTGAAAACGTCGTGATTTGCGTGAACTTAATGGATGAAGCAAAGAAAAAAGGAATTGTGATTAACGAAAAAAAGCTCGCTGAATCGTTAGGCGTACCGGTTGTGCCTATATCAGCACGTAATAGAAAAGGAATTATAAATTTGCTCGATGCAATTGAAGGAGTCGTGCGAGGGCAGGTAAAACTTAACCCTTACCAGGTACAGTACACAAAAGAAATTGAAGCGTCACTAAAGGAGCTAGAACCTCAAGTCGCTTCTATTGTTGGAAATCAATTTCCTTTGCGCTGGATTGCTTTACGGGTTCTTGATGGAGATACGTCATTTTTAGAAACGATTCAGCTGCGTCAGCAGCAAGACATCAGTCACACAGAAAGGAGGAACAGCGCATATGGGAAATCCGTTAATTCCTGA
- a CDS encoding FeoA family protein: MASVNNYPLSTFTTGETVQLERIEIEGALKRRLLDLGFIPGAIIKVLQKSPLGDPVAYQVSHTTIGLRKEESSKIYVKKVGDDDE; the protein is encoded by the coding sequence ATGGCTAGTGTAAATAATTATCCATTGTCTACATTTACGACAGGTGAAACGGTACAGCTAGAGCGAATCGAAATCGAAGGTGCCTTAAAGCGACGCTTGTTAGATTTAGGATTTATTCCAGGAGCAATTATCAAAGTGCTTCAAAAAAGCCCGTTAGGAGATCCTGTTGCTTATCAAGTCAGTCATACAACGATTGGTCTCAGAAAAGAAGAGAGCTCAAAAATTTATGTAAAAAAAGTAGGTGATGACGATGAGTAA
- a CDS encoding DUF3298 and DUF4163 domain-containing protein — MKRFKRVSAVVLGLALLFTPLAPQTVAEAKVVWGNQELVKGQIGRVTVLKNTNLYNIKNNKLVAARKVTKGQVFRVYSESSKFGGLYGVSKGTYAQKSSSIKYEKAPSDKIQALGGTVTKKSLASNISYPQVSGLINKPFEASYNRKFLNIAKEAQKEHNELKEQEKEDRKNGWAPGPYSRNMTYSVPYNQDNILSVAITNDAYAGGAHGNAWIDTYNYDLLKARQISLKDIINNNTKLNKVNNYIRNEMIARNKKGAQFWVNEFKSVNLKEDQFYYTSSGIAIIFGEYEYGPYSNGIHTFKIPSSVYK; from the coding sequence ATGAAAAGGTTCAAAAGAGTTAGCGCAGTTGTTTTAGGTTTGGCTTTGTTATTCACGCCGCTTGCTCCGCAAACAGTTGCAGAAGCAAAAGTCGTGTGGGGGAATCAGGAGCTGGTTAAAGGGCAAATAGGACGCGTTACCGTTTTAAAGAACACTAATCTTTACAACATTAAAAACAACAAGTTAGTAGCGGCTAGAAAAGTGACAAAAGGGCAAGTATTCCGCGTGTATTCTGAGTCCAGCAAATTTGGTGGTCTGTATGGGGTATCAAAGGGCACCTATGCTCAAAAGTCATCAAGTATTAAGTATGAAAAAGCGCCTAGTGACAAAATTCAAGCACTAGGAGGAACGGTTACAAAGAAATCTTTAGCAAGCAACATTAGCTATCCGCAGGTATCTGGCCTTATCAATAAACCATTTGAAGCTAGCTATAATCGAAAATTTTTAAATATTGCAAAAGAAGCACAAAAAGAACACAACGAGCTAAAAGAACAAGAAAAGGAAGACCGCAAAAACGGCTGGGCACCAGGTCCTTATTCTCGTAATATGACATACTCTGTACCTTACAACCAAGATAATATTTTAAGTGTTGCTATTACGAATGATGCGTACGCTGGCGGCGCTCACGGCAACGCTTGGATTGATACTTATAATTACGATTTGTTGAAAGCTCGACAAATTAGCTTAAAAGATATTATTAACAACAACACTAAGTTGAATAAAGTTAATAACTATATTCGTAATGAAATGATTGCTCGCAATAAAAAAGGTGCTCAGTTCTGGGTTAATGAATTTAAGTCTGTAAACTTAAAAGAAGATCAGTTTTACTACACAAGTAGCGGCATTGCCATTATATTTGGTGAGTATGAGTACGGCCCGTATTCTAATGGCATTCATACGTTTAAAATTCCGTCTAGCGTTTATAAATAA
- a CDS encoding FixH family protein: MKKLSIVLFVLMIAIVGCSKGNDSSSKEVKGTIEVPESIQANEQVKLKVLVTQGDKKVENADDVQFQVEKEGYINQEMTKAPHEGKGVYSTDYTFKEEGEYMITAHVTVDGDMKMFTKKVEVGKSKE, from the coding sequence ATGAAAAAACTCAGCATCGTATTATTTGTTTTAATGATAGCTATAGTAGGCTGTTCAAAAGGAAATGATTCAAGTTCAAAAGAAGTAAAAGGAACGATTGAAGTACCGGAATCAATTCAAGCAAATGAACAAGTCAAGCTTAAAGTCCTTGTGACGCAAGGAGATAAAAAAGTGGAAAACGCCGATGACGTGCAGTTTCAAGTTGAAAAAGAAGGCTATATCAATCAAGAAATGACAAAAGCGCCGCACGAAGGAAAAGGTGTATACAGCACGGACTATACGTTTAAAGAAGAAGGCGAATATATGATTACCGCTCACGTGACGGTGGACGGTGACATGAAAATGTTTACGAAAAAAGTAGAGGTAGGCAAGTCTAAAGAGTAA
- a CDS encoding DUF6054 family protein, producing MQKVIEFKTMLLPFDGAKKLVNANNSESDLLYKEYYDLGDGKQMCTLVFERYFFRTGGRGSLTIILENVSGPNKVKCIPSGSAEGILNIDWGASKDFVRWVENALSSYTLEEPQR from the coding sequence ATGCAAAAAGTAATTGAGTTTAAAACGATGCTGCTTCCTTTTGATGGAGCAAAAAAGCTTGTGAATGCAAATAATTCCGAAAGTGACTTATTATACAAGGAATATTATGATCTCGGAGACGGCAAGCAGATGTGTACGCTTGTGTTTGAACGCTATTTTTTCCGCACCGGCGGCAGAGGATCACTAACGATTATTTTAGAAAATGTGTCCGGTCCAAACAAAGTAAAGTGTATTCCTTCAGGAAGCGCAGAAGGGATATTAAATATTGATTGGGGAGCAAGCAAGGATTTTGTACGATGGGTAGAAAACGCCCTCTCATCGTACACGTTAGAAGAACCGCAGAGATAA
- a CDS encoding MarR family winged helix-turn-helix transcriptional regulator: protein MNTRDQLIQNVVSTMRNQTKKMQLSVIPTLKSYIPLNEFLALRLLYKEGNHIVSEIAEHMHISNSSMTCVSDRLMEREFVTRVRSQKDRRVVYLSITDKGKAFAEEMEKVLTKEYGEKLSHFTDEELQTFLRLLNKMDI from the coding sequence ATGAATACACGAGATCAACTTATCCAAAATGTGGTTTCCACGATGCGAAACCAAACGAAAAAAATGCAGCTATCGGTTATCCCCACTTTAAAATCATATATTCCTTTAAATGAATTTTTAGCGCTTCGCCTGCTGTATAAAGAAGGCAATCATATCGTTTCTGAGATTGCAGAGCATATGCACATCTCAAACAGCAGCATGACGTGCGTCAGCGACCGCCTCATGGAAAGAGAATTTGTCACGCGCGTACGCAGTCAAAAAGACCGCCGCGTTGTCTACTTATCCATTACGGATAAAGGAAAAGCGTTTGCAGAAGAAATGGAAAAAGTACTCACCAAAGAATATGGTGAAAAGCTTAGCCATTTTACGGATGAAGAATTACAGACGTTTCTTCGCTTGTTAAATAAAATGGATATCTAA
- a CDS encoding DUF4179 domain-containing protein, with product MKNQYDLLNGSSVDFDEYEEIELTASEKKRMKKRLKHDIKPTRKKARPLIAAAVLLLAVTPVMMQNETVWASAVRISQQIGQQIELLMNKPEGSLSSYKKMINETATDQGIQVKVNELMLDDGQVLLGLTISADEFRRTALGLNRDESIRPGELRVKIGNMSFFDSASSIRKEPIKNKDGSWNYLYALKLTQADTNEDGKIDVEGYNVLDHIDPNKNYQISAQFTSLEFEKNPAQTKSGNYRDSYGEIKGNWTVHTSVNGSKIIADTKVYPLNKEIPINEKGIKGVLSIKEVRVSPVSIKLHYTFTSSTGSIRGGTDVGVDIKDQNGRNLSESGSGGGTDKVLEMDGEYRNDKDVIMLRFIPYVSDHEKDWSKDLTSDAFNLKVNNK from the coding sequence ATGAAAAATCAATATGACTTATTAAATGGATCTTCTGTAGATTTTGATGAATATGAAGAAATTGAGCTAACGGCAAGCGAGAAAAAGCGTATGAAAAAACGCTTAAAACATGACATAAAGCCGACTCGAAAAAAAGCGCGTCCGCTGATCGCCGCTGCGGTGCTGCTGCTTGCTGTGACGCCTGTAATGATGCAAAACGAAACGGTATGGGCATCGGCTGTGCGAATCAGTCAGCAAATTGGCCAGCAAATCGAGCTGCTTATGAACAAGCCTGAAGGCAGCTTGAGCAGCTATAAAAAAATGATAAATGAAACGGCGACTGACCAAGGCATTCAAGTAAAAGTAAATGAACTGATGCTTGATGACGGACAGGTGCTGCTTGGATTAACGATCAGCGCAGATGAATTTAGAAGAACTGCACTAGGGCTTAACCGAGACGAATCAATTCGACCGGGAGAGCTGCGCGTGAAAATTGGCAACATGTCGTTTTTTGATTCGGCTTCCAGTATTAGAAAGGAACCAATCAAAAACAAAGACGGAAGCTGGAACTATCTGTACGCTTTAAAACTAACGCAAGCGGACACGAACGAAGACGGGAAAATCGATGTGGAAGGCTACAATGTACTAGATCATATTGATCCAAATAAAAACTATCAAATCAGTGCGCAGTTCACAAGTCTAGAATTTGAAAAGAATCCTGCTCAGACGAAAAGCGGGAACTACCGGGATTCCTACGGAGAAATTAAAGGAAATTGGACGGTTCATACAAGCGTAAACGGCTCAAAAATCATCGCTGATACAAAAGTGTATCCGTTGAATAAAGAAATTCCGATTAACGAAAAAGGAATAAAAGGCGTATTGTCCATCAAAGAAGTTCGCGTATCGCCTGTTTCGATTAAGCTACACTATACGTTTACATCGTCAACCGGAAGCATCCGAGGCGGAACGGATGTCGGTGTAGACATAAAAGACCAAAATGGAAGAAACCTTTCTGAAAGCGGCAGTGGAGGAGGAACAGACAAGGTGCTAGAGATGGACGGAGAGTACCGAAATGATAAAGACGTTATTATGCTTAGATTTATTCCATATGTAAGTGATCATGAAAAAGACTGGTCAAAAGATTTAACTTCAGACGCCTTTAATTTGAAGGTAAATAACAAATAA
- a CDS encoding sigma-70 family RNA polymerase sigma factor translates to MEDDWIVACITRKKEKGLELLIDQYGGLITAIVRKHLGTLKSYEEECVNDVLLAVWHHIDRFDSEKNTFKNWVAAVAKYKAIDYQRKYIKTQHESLSEAGMGETSEVHNIQTNDVEELLGHLSEGDRELFKAYYLQEVELKQIAEKQQTTISNLYNRLSRGRKKLKAIFK, encoded by the coding sequence ATGGAAGATGACTGGATTGTTGCGTGTATAACGCGAAAAAAAGAAAAAGGATTAGAGCTGTTAATCGATCAGTACGGAGGATTAATTACGGCCATTGTACGCAAGCATTTAGGCACGCTGAAAAGCTACGAGGAAGAGTGTGTAAACGACGTATTGTTAGCGGTGTGGCATCATATTGATCGCTTTGATTCGGAGAAAAATACGTTTAAAAATTGGGTTGCAGCTGTTGCTAAGTACAAAGCCATTGACTATCAGCGCAAATACATAAAAACGCAGCACGAATCGCTTAGCGAAGCGGGAATGGGTGAAACGTCAGAAGTTCATAACATTCAAACAAACGACGTGGAAGAACTCTTAGGTCACTTAAGCGAAGGAGACCGTGAGCTGTTTAAAGCGTATTACTTACAGGAAGTCGAGCTGAAGCAAATTGCTGAAAAACAGCAGACTACCATCAGCAATTTATACAACCGGCTATCGCGCGGACGCAAAAAATTAAAAGCGATTTTTAAATAA
- a CDS encoding DUF4181 domain-containing protein, whose translation MTLVYLLILAVVYIFLDLVMRKKLHTKMKKSYWRSFKGRRPLFITIEMVLLASFLVLIFVMPPAYTSVFMFLFLFLLYVFRGFEEWKFERNQKEYYHSWLGATFFMFASFLVLMRDM comes from the coding sequence ATGACGCTTGTGTATTTGCTGATTTTGGCAGTCGTTTATATCTTTCTGGATCTTGTCATGCGAAAAAAGCTGCATACAAAGATGAAAAAAAGCTATTGGAGAAGCTTTAAAGGAAGGCGTCCGCTGTTTATCACCATTGAAATGGTGCTGCTTGCTTCGTTTTTAGTGCTGATCTTTGTTATGCCTCCAGCCTACACATCCGTTTTTATGTTTCTTTTCTTGTTTCTCCTGTACGTGTTTCGAGGTTTCGAAGAATGGAAGTTTGAAAGAAATCAAAAAGAGTACTATCACTCGTGGCTTGGAGCAACCTTTTTCATGTTTGCTTCGTTTTTAGTGTTGATGAGAGATATGTAA
- a CDS encoding DUF975 family protein, which produces MRIKEVKQGALAALKNRWGFAVLLTFVTYLIAAGIPGLIDFLINGFPSGSETEYSQSTLANIVSLLLVPLFFSYYWVLLRLVRGESVRVGNVFDSFSSAGLYFRTLGLYLLTIIYTVLWSILLIIPGIIKSLAYSQAYYVFRDNPDYSVNQSITESRRLMNGYKWTYFLLLLSFISWGILSIITLGIGLLWLVPYVTTSLGVFYEKLKANETEVAE; this is translated from the coding sequence ATGAGAATAAAAGAAGTAAAGCAAGGTGCACTCGCAGCGCTGAAAAACCGCTGGGGATTTGCCGTACTGCTTACGTTCGTTACGTATTTAATCGCTGCCGGTATTCCAGGACTTATTGACTTTTTAATCAACGGATTTCCAAGCGGGTCCGAAACCGAATACTCTCAGTCTACCTTAGCTAATATTGTATCCCTGCTGCTCGTACCGCTCTTTTTCTCTTACTACTGGGTACTATTGCGTCTGGTTCGAGGAGAAAGTGTACGTGTAGGAAATGTGTTTGATTCGTTTTCATCTGCGGGACTATATTTTAGAACACTCGGACTTTACTTACTAACGATTATTTATACCGTGCTATGGAGTATTTTATTAATCATTCCTGGCATCATCAAAAGTCTTGCCTATTCACAGGCTTACTACGTATTCCGCGATAACCCCGATTATTCGGTGAACCAATCTATTACTGAAAGCAGACGGTTAATGAACGGCTACAAGTGGACCTACTTTTTACTCCTTTTAAGCTTTATCAGCTGGGGCATTTTAAGTATCATCACGCTTGGCATTGGGTTATTATGGCTCGTTCCGTACGTAACAACTTCGCTTGGTGTGTTTTATGAAAAGCTAAAAGCAAATGAAACTGAAGTAGCTGAATAA
- a CDS encoding C40 family peptidase: protein MLKKANRTVMNMGLAALLVPAALTFSTTSASANDGGAAPAPVQEKVTPSVPQQQATTTTNQKVIVNVSALNIRQGASFSSPVVGTATQGQEFAILKEANGLVEIAPNKWISKSSSYVTIASGKPSASQVKGVSTSTPSTSTASTSAAQETSTPAPAPTTSTASGSTVNVARSLVGSPYQWAGNTPSGFDCSGFIAYVFNHSGHSISRTSVANYWNMATKISSPQPGDLVFFQNTYTSGPSHMGIYIGNGQMIHAGSHGVAVADLDVSYYQDHFLGYGRF, encoded by the coding sequence ATGCTAAAGAAAGCAAATCGTACAGTTATGAATATGGGGTTAGCAGCATTACTTGTTCCCGCTGCCCTAACATTTAGCACAACTTCAGCAAGTGCAAATGACGGAGGCGCTGCACCAGCACCCGTACAAGAAAAGGTAACGCCAAGCGTACCTCAACAACAAGCAACTACTACTACTAATCAAAAAGTCATCGTAAACGTGAGTGCGTTAAATATTCGTCAAGGAGCTAGCTTTTCATCTCCAGTCGTTGGAACTGCAACACAAGGTCAAGAGTTTGCTATTTTAAAAGAAGCAAACGGCTTAGTTGAAATTGCACCAAACAAATGGATTTCAAAAAGCTCAAGCTACGTAACAATTGCATCAGGTAAACCAAGCGCAAGCCAAGTAAAAGGTGTAAGCACATCAACTCCTTCTACCTCTACAGCATCTACATCTGCAGCACAAGAAACAAGCACACCAGCACCTGCTCCAACAACAAGCACGGCTTCTGGAAGCACAGTAAATGTTGCACGTAGTTTAGTAGGATCACCTTACCAATGGGCAGGAAACACACCAAGCGGATTTGACTGCTCAGGCTTTATCGCATACGTGTTCAATCATAGCGGTCACAGCATTTCACGTACAAGCGTAGCCAACTACTGGAACATGGCGACAAAAATTTCGTCTCCACAACCAGGAGATCTAGTATTCTTCCAAAACACATACACAAGCGGCCCATCTCATATGGGAATCTACATCGGAAACGGCCAAATGATTCATGCTGGTTCACACGGTGTAGCAGTAGCTGACCTAGATGTTTCTTATTATCAAGATCATTTCTTAGGATACGGACGCTTCTAA
- a CDS encoding MOSC domain-containing protein: protein MNQRKIIHLATGMPEQMAYSPGKEIRTGICKKQVDETFLAKEGFQGDGVADLRYHGGRDRAVCVYPYEHYQKWNEEFDTELPMSAFGENLVLSGMLEKDVCIGDVYQVGDAVIQVTQGRNPCDTITKRTGVKGILKRMIETSYTGYLCRVLKEGTITQDAEVKLIQAHPDQVSVWFTLDLYFHRSKDVEGMKRALEVAELAEDWKNKFQTRIEKALSVAQR from the coding sequence ATGAATCAACGTAAAATAATTCATTTAGCAACCGGCATGCCTGAACAAATGGCATACAGTCCCGGCAAAGAAATACGTACAGGCATATGCAAGAAGCAAGTAGACGAAACGTTTTTAGCCAAAGAAGGATTTCAAGGCGACGGCGTAGCGGACTTAAGGTATCACGGCGGACGGGATCGTGCGGTGTGCGTGTATCCGTATGAACACTACCAAAAATGGAACGAAGAGTTTGATACGGAGCTGCCAATGTCTGCGTTTGGAGAAAATCTTGTGCTATCAGGCATGCTTGAAAAAGACGTATGCATTGGAGACGTTTATCAAGTAGGGGACGCCGTTATTCAAGTGACGCAAGGACGAAATCCATGCGACACGATTACAAAAAGAACGGGCGTTAAAGGAATTTTAAAACGAATGATTGAGACAAGCTATACGGGCTATCTTTGCCGCGTGTTAAAAGAAGGTACGATTACGCAAGATGCGGAAGTGAAGTTAATTCAAGCTCATCCAGATCAAGTATCCGTGTGGTTTACGCTTGATTTATATTTCCATCGTTCAAAAGATGTAGAAGGGATGAAGCGGGCTTTAGAAGTGGCTGAGCTAGCTGAAGACTGGAAAAATAAATTTCAAACGCGGATTGAAAAGGCGCTTTCAGTAGCGCAGCGATAA